GTTGGCACGCTCATAGCCGCCGAACACATACACCGGCTGTGCAATCTGCCAGGACCCGCGAACGTAGCCGCCGTCGATGTCGTCGGATTCGCCGTTGACGCCGATCTCGGTACGGTTCCAGCCACCTTCCACGTAGGAATAGCTCAGGCCTTCGGCCGAGGCGGCAAACGGTGCGGCTGCCAGCAGGGCGGCCAGAATCAGGGTGTTACGCATGGGGTGTTTCTCTCCGAATTGATGTCCGTGTCTTCGTCCCGTTGCGGGGCGAAAATAGCGACGTCTCCCGCCGCGGCGCGCACTTTAACAAAGCCTTCACGATTCTGGCTATGGGGAATTTCCCGACATGACGCAGCGTCCTGCCAGGCATGTCTTGGCAGTCAGCTATCGCCGGAAGCCGCCCTGTAGAATTGACGCGCCGGTTCGCCGGTACTTACGAACGTCTTCAGGGCGGGGTGCGATTCCCCACCGGCGGTATGCATGCGCAAGCGTGTGAGCCCGCGAGCGCTTCGCTGCCGATCTCTCGCTGAGAGCACGGCGGTGAAGGTCAGCAGATCCGGTGCGATGCCGGGGCCGACGGTATAGTCCGGATGAAAGAAGACGGCCAACGCGCAGCCCTTGCGGCTGCGCGCGCGCCTGTTTGCCTTGCGGCGTTTTTCGCTCAACTTTTTTGCGAGAAACGGCTATGTCCACCATGCGTCATCCAGCGTGCTACCGCACGCCAGTCCAGCGCTCTACGCGCGCCTTGCGGCCATTGCCCACAGGAGCGTGCTGATGTTCACCGGCATTATTGAAGGCGTTGGCCGCCTGGCCGCGCGCCAGCCGCAGGGCGGCGATGTACGTTTTACCTTCGCCACCGGCAGCCTGCCGTTCGAGGCGGTGCAGCTCGGCGAAAGCATCGCAGTCAACGGCGTCTGCCTGACCGTGATTGCATTCGATGCGGCCAGTTTCCAGGCCGATGCGTCCACCGAAACCCTGTCGCTGACCACGCTGGGCAGCTTGCAGGAAGGCGCGGTGTTGAACCTGGAACGCGCGATGCGGCCCACCGATCGGCTGGGTGGCCACCTGGTCAGCGGGCATGTGGATGGCCTGGGCCAGGTGCAATCGGTGCATGGCGATGCACGCGCGCAACGTTGGCGCTTTGCGGCGCCGCCGCAGGTGCTGCGGTATGTCGCCAAGAAGGGCTCGATCTGCGTCGACGGTGTCAGCCTCACCGTCAATGAAGTGGACGATGCCGGGTTCGAGGTCGCGTTGATTCCGCATACCGTGGCTAATACCGCGTTTTCGGAAACGGCGGTGGGCGCGGCGGTGAATCTGGAGATCGACCTGGTGGCGCGC
The nucleotide sequence above comes from Xanthomonas campestris pv. campestris str. ATCC 33913. Encoded proteins:
- a CDS encoding riboflavin synthase, giving the protein MFTGIIEGVGRLAARQPQGGDVRFTFATGSLPFEAVQLGESIAVNGVCLTVIAFDAASFQADASTETLSLTTLGSLQEGAVLNLERAMRPTDRLGGHLVSGHVDGLGQVQSVHGDARAQRWRFAAPPQVLRYVAKKGSICVDGVSLTVNEVDDAGFEVALIPHTVANTAFSETAVGAAVNLEIDLVARYVERLLGTRGAA